In one window of Campylobacter sp. DNA:
- a CDS encoding MFS transporter, translating into MLKSVLPLSFIIATRFFGLFILLPVLSLYALSLHGANESLVGLLFGIYAIMQVILQTPFGVLSDKIGRKKTLAIGLALFIVGACVCAVSESIYTMIFGRFLQGCGAVGAVATALISDFTREEERGKAMAVMGAMIGVSFGVAMILSPLLSAKFGLASLFHLSSALTLLCLVLLFFVVPTEPHIHSLRQKVPLGSLLSDKNLMLMNLTNFFQKAFMTAAFFLIPILLVQKFGLSKSDLTKIYALGAIFGFTAMGASGALGEKRALAKQILLIGICFFIASYLIFAFASGASAFVVGVMLFFVGFNAHEPIMQSLASKFAKVAQKGAALGIFNSFGFFGSFLGGLCGGALFGKIGIEALGIGVAVLGVIWLVLLSRLSDPKLFKNLYFPKGGDFSGLQGVKGIIEIYETDGELVVKFNSKLINEDQIYKIVGGK; encoded by the coding sequence ATGCTAAAAAGCGTCCTTCCGCTTAGTTTTATCATCGCTACGAGGTTTTTTGGATTATTTATTTTGCTGCCCGTGCTTAGCCTGTATGCATTGAGCTTGCACGGCGCAAACGAAAGTCTAGTGGGGCTACTTTTTGGAATTTATGCGATTATGCAAGTGATTTTGCAAACGCCATTTGGAGTGTTAAGCGATAAGATCGGACGTAAAAAAACCCTTGCGATAGGGCTGGCGCTTTTCATCGTGGGTGCTTGCGTTTGCGCGGTGAGCGAGAGCATTTATACGATGATTTTTGGGCGCTTTTTGCAAGGCTGCGGTGCTGTAGGAGCCGTAGCTACCGCACTAATTAGCGATTTTACGCGAGAGGAAGAGCGCGGCAAGGCGATGGCGGTAATGGGCGCGATGATAGGCGTGAGCTTTGGCGTAGCAATGATTTTAAGTCCGCTTTTAAGCGCCAAATTTGGACTTGCCAGCCTATTTCATCTAAGTTCGGCGCTTACGCTTTTATGTTTGGTACTGCTTTTTTTCGTAGTACCTACCGAACCGCATATCCACTCTCTGCGCCAAAAGGTCCCGCTCGGCTCACTTTTGAGCGATAAAAATTTAATGCTTATGAATTTAACGAATTTTTTTCAAAAGGCTTTCATGACGGCAGCGTTTTTTCTAATTCCAATTTTGCTCGTGCAAAAATTCGGACTTTCCAAAAGTGATTTGACCAAAATTTATGCTCTAGGCGCGATATTCGGCTTTACTGCGATGGGTGCGAGCGGCGCTTTAGGCGAAAAGCGCGCACTAGCTAAGCAAATTCTACTTATCGGCATTTGCTTTTTCATCGCTTCGTATTTGATTTTTGCGTTTGCTAGCGGGGCGAGCGCTTTCGTGGTGGGCGTGATGCTCTTTTTCGTGGGATTTAACGCGCATGAGCCCATTATGCAAAGCCTTGCGTCCAAATTTGCTAAAGTCGCTCAAAAAGGCGCCGCACTTGGGATTTTTAATTCGTTCGGATTTTTTGGCAGTTTTTTGGGCGGGCTATGTGGCGGTGCACTTTTTGGCAAAATCGGCATCGAAGCGCTAGGCATTGGTGTCGCGGTTTTGGGTGTGATCTGGCTTGTGCTACTTTCTAGGCTGAGCGATCCAAAACTTTTTAAGAATTTATACTTTCCTAAAGGCGGCGATTTTTCCGGACTACAGGGCGTAAAGGGCATTATTGAAATTTACGAGACCGATGGCGAACTCGTTGTGAAATTTAACTCGAAATTGATAAATGAAGATCAAATTTATAAAATCGTAGGAGGCAAATGA
- the dcuC gene encoding C4-dicarboxylate transporter DcuC: protein MTAGIIIGTVVLFIVGWAIVRGKYAPLVLFLSGVFMLICSVALGTGNFMPKQAVATGNAYLNIIEFIRYMFSNRFASLGLIIMFMVGFASYMTHIGANHAFVSIATKRFARIKNPYVMVFVAFAVAKLISMVITSAVGLGVLCLALLGPVLISLGLNKLTVGSICAMSGAASMVLIGASTAAAAKATQLSILDYVFVYKIPAALPTSIVMGIALVFWNRYLDKKEGWVCSEHVGEVMEFDGAVQNPEAAAPKIYAILPFLPMILVVVFSQYCIASIKLDISAIIILSIVIAMLFETVRHRFKFDPIAEGVKVFFQAMGKSLSGVVILIIAAGVFAEGFKALGMLDSIVGLANSLGFGGFGMSVLFVIITTLVTIISGSNGASFYPLIEMVPHIAAKLNVSSVMLVLPMHQASTIARPLSPVAGVVVAIAGMLKCSLLDIVKRCSVPAVLGLFSHHIFVFLLSL, encoded by the coding sequence ATGACTGCGGGCATTATTATCGGCACGGTAGTGCTGTTTATAGTGGGTTGGGCGATAGTGCGGGGTAAGTACGCGCCGCTCGTGCTTTTTCTTTCGGGCGTTTTTATGTTGATCTGCTCGGTCGCGCTGGGCACGGGGAATTTTATGCCCAAACAGGCCGTAGCAACGGGTAACGCCTACCTAAATATCATCGAATTTATCCGATATATGTTCTCAAATAGATTTGCAAGCTTAGGCCTTATTATCATGTTTATGGTGGGCTTTGCGAGCTATATGACGCATATCGGCGCGAACCACGCTTTCGTCTCTATCGCTACGAAGCGCTTTGCTAGGATCAAAAACCCATACGTCATGGTGTTCGTCGCCTTTGCGGTAGCTAAGCTCATCAGCATGGTTATCACTAGCGCGGTGGGGCTTGGCGTGCTATGTCTTGCGCTGCTGGGGCCCGTGCTCATCTCGCTTGGACTAAACAAGCTTACCGTAGGCTCGATCTGCGCGATGTCGGGAGCCGCCTCGATGGTGCTCATCGGCGCATCGACGGCCGCCGCGGCGAAGGCTACGCAGCTTAGTATCCTTGACTATGTTTTCGTCTATAAAATTCCGGCCGCGCTTCCGACCTCGATCGTGATGGGTATCGCGCTCGTTTTTTGGAACAGATATCTGGATAAAAAAGAGGGCTGGGTGTGCAGCGAGCACGTGGGCGAAGTGATGGAATTTGACGGCGCCGTGCAAAATCCCGAGGCCGCCGCTCCTAAAATTTACGCGATACTGCCGTTTTTACCGATGATTTTGGTGGTCGTATTTTCGCAGTACTGCATCGCCTCTATCAAGCTTGACATCTCAGCGATCATCATCCTTTCGATCGTCATCGCAATGCTTTTTGAAACGGTTAGGCATAGGTTCAAATTTGACCCGATTGCCGAAGGGGTCAAGGTGTTTTTCCAAGCGATGGGCAAGAGTCTAAGCGGCGTCGTGATCCTTATCATCGCAGCGGGCGTATTTGCAGAAGGCTTTAAGGCGCTAGGCATGCTCGATAGTATCGTAGGGCTCGCAAATTCGCTTGGCTTTGGCGGATTTGGCATGTCGGTGCTTTTCGTGATCATCACGACGCTAGTTACGATCATCTCTGGCTCAAACGGCGCGAGCTTCTACCCGCTCATCGAGATGGTGCCGCATATCGCAGCCAAACTAAACGTAAGCTCCGTGATGCTCGTGCTGCCGATGCATCAGGCCTCGACTATCGCTCGCCCTCTCTCGCCCGTCGCAGGCGTGGTCGTCGCGATAGCGGGCATGCTAAAGTGCAGTCTGCTCGATATCGTCAAACGCTGCAGCGTGCCGGCGGTCTTGGGCCTGTTTAGCCACCATATTTTCGTATTTTTACTCTCGTTGTGA
- a CDS encoding M3 family metallopeptidase, whose amino-acid sequence MELPRWTFEDAYGDFDDARFTDALLNLDEILGEIEELLGSSGGLNLLINAYECGFEEANSLLAFCRCKSSDDTKDERAGATEAKIREKFLRLERIKEIIFEKIDALDPSDTARQTQEFARIKFLYDEHKSSWRAKFDAKERKIYEDTAASSFAPLYGVFRHLNNLIAVQATDKSGVKSVYNLSKCVGVLKGSPDAALRKSVFDGLVEYYDKHASLYADVLNLLQGFRLGEFRAAGTDILTPSLQQNKISEQAVTAMFAALGQRSDRIRECVSLRAKYFPQGKIYACDLLAPSPFASAEEIPYERAIETICEALGEVGEEIPKFIKMMLQRSWIEAQVRENKAGGAFYTRFDKFKQPRVFSSYMDTQAHMIQQAHELGHAWHYWIMRDLPALHTQFPMTLAEAASTFNEAVLRNYLRKNSADKNLLFDILWQELKSAANFMLHIGVRFDFEIAFLKAKQKGAVSTTQIEELVQKAWRGRYGDTTQDTEGFLPYFKLHFYKTDQYIYNYPYTVGYLLSQFLLGEFRRAGDKFIGTYKAFLRECGVMSVEALLQKHFGKDARTLEFWLECVDNALIYADKFKRLEERMKFNKSKDRAE is encoded by the coding sequence ATGGAGCTTCCTAGATGGACGTTTGAGGACGCGTACGGCGACTTTGACGATGCGAGATTTACGGACGCGCTGTTAAATTTGGACGAAATTTTAGGCGAGATAGAGGAGCTACTCGGCTCTAGCGGCGGACTAAATTTACTGATAAACGCTTACGAGTGCGGCTTTGAGGAGGCGAACTCCTTGCTCGCGTTTTGCCGCTGCAAATCAAGCGACGACACCAAAGACGAGCGAGCAGGTGCGACCGAGGCAAAAATCAGGGAGAAATTTTTGCGTCTTGAGCGGATCAAAGAGATCATTTTTGAAAAGATAGATGCGCTAGATCCCTCTGATACCGCGCGCCAAACGCAGGAGTTTGCGCGGATAAAATTTCTTTACGACGAGCACAAAAGTAGCTGGCGGGCAAAATTTGACGCAAAGGAGCGTAAAATTTACGAGGATACGGCGGCTAGCAGTTTCGCTCCGCTTTACGGCGTATTTAGACATCTAAACAACCTCATCGCCGTGCAGGCTACGGATAAAAGCGGCGTAAAAAGCGTCTATAATCTCTCAAAATGCGTGGGCGTTTTAAAGGGTTCGCCCGATGCGGCGCTGCGAAAGAGCGTATTTGACGGGCTGGTGGAGTATTACGATAAGCACGCGAGTTTGTACGCCGACGTTTTAAATTTGCTTCAGGGCTTTAGGCTGGGCGAATTCAGGGCGGCGGGGACGGATATCCTAACGCCTAGCCTGCAGCAAAACAAGATCAGCGAGCAGGCCGTAACGGCGATGTTTGCGGCGCTAGGTCAGAGATCGGACAGGATCAGAGAGTGCGTGAGTCTGCGCGCGAAGTACTTCCCGCAGGGTAAAATTTACGCCTGCGATCTGCTCGCGCCATCTCCTTTTGCTAGCGCAGAGGAGATACCTTACGAGCGGGCGATAGAGACGATCTGTGAGGCTCTGGGCGAGGTTGGCGAGGAGATTCCTAAATTTATCAAAATGATGCTGCAGAGGAGCTGGATCGAGGCGCAGGTGCGCGAAAACAAAGCGGGCGGCGCGTTTTATACAAGGTTTGATAAATTTAAACAACCGCGGGTATTTTCTAGCTACATGGACACGCAGGCGCATATGATCCAGCAGGCGCACGAGCTCGGACACGCGTGGCACTACTGGATCATGCGCGATCTGCCCGCGCTGCACACGCAGTTTCCTATGACGCTAGCCGAGGCTGCTAGCACCTTTAACGAAGCCGTGCTGCGAAACTACTTGCGAAAAAACAGCGCGGATAAAAATTTGCTCTTTGATATCTTGTGGCAGGAGCTAAAATCTGCGGCAAATTTCATGCTACACATCGGCGTGCGGTTTGATTTTGAGATCGCTTTTTTAAAGGCTAAGCAAAAGGGCGCGGTCAGCACGACGCAGATAGAAGAGCTCGTGCAAAAGGCGTGGCGCGGACGCTACGGCGATACGACGCAGGATACGGAGGGCTTTTTGCCGTACTTTAAGCTGCATTTTTACAAGACCGATCAATACATCTACAACTACCCCTACACCGTCGGCTACCTGCTATCGCAGTTTTTGCTGGGCGAGTTTAGGCGCGCGGGCGATAAATTTATCGGCACGTACAAGGCGTTTTTGCGCGAGTGCGGAGTGATGAGCGTCGAAGCTTTGCTGCAAAAGCACTTCGGCAAGGACGCGCGAACACTGGAGTTTTGGCTTGAGTGCGTCGATAATGCGCTAATTTACGCAGACAAGTTTAAGCGGCTCGAGGAGCGGATGAAATTTAATAAATCAAAAGACCGAGCGGAGTAA
- a CDS encoding molybdopterin molybdotransferase MoeA gives MMEFEKFESAMERFANTVQKSSRIEKVAITQALGRILASDVAAPFSTPRRPTAAMDGYALKGADLSEGAKFKIVGTTPAGKMPSAAAKAGECVKTFTGGLMCEGSDTLLPIENVQVQGGEIIVAKPVAAGFAVRAAGESYRKGELLLRSGTKLGFSQIALLAELGLFHISVFVRPKVAILATGSEIKDLGERLENDAQIYSSNHIALANLVTQLGCEAMIMPLVRDDEKELEGAILSALQSADVLLTSGGVSVGDYDFVQSTLQSKFELIVKGAAIKPGRHVRVAKTGEKYIFAFPGFPLSALITCILFLRVYLQRSFGVHENTEFSAILDHDYVKKTPWLEFMPALLQNREGRLFVSLQSKKQGSSAILNNLDDDSVLLVAPLEVKELKKGELVRVISVPKI, from the coding sequence ATGATGGAATTTGAAAAATTTGAAAGCGCGATGGAGCGCTTCGCAAACACGGTGCAAAAGTCCTCGCGCATCGAAAAAGTCGCGATCACGCAGGCGCTGGGGCGTATTTTAGCAAGCGACGTCGCGGCGCCTTTTAGCACTCCGCGTCGCCCGACCGCCGCGATGGACGGCTACGCGCTAAAGGGCGCGGATCTAAGCGAGGGAGCGAAATTTAAGATCGTCGGCACGACGCCTGCAGGCAAGATGCCTAGCGCCGCGGCAAAGGCGGGCGAGTGCGTCAAAACCTTCACCGGTGGGCTCATGTGCGAGGGTAGCGACACGCTTCTGCCGATTGAAAACGTGCAGGTGCAAGGCGGCGAAATTATCGTCGCAAAGCCTGTCGCGGCGGGCTTTGCCGTGCGCGCGGCGGGCGAAAGCTACCGCAAGGGCGAGCTTTTGCTTCGTAGCGGCACGAAGCTCGGCTTTTCGCAGATCGCGCTGCTAGCCGAGCTAGGGCTATTTCACATAAGCGTATTCGTCCGCCCAAAAGTAGCGATCCTAGCCACCGGCAGCGAGATCAAGGATCTAGGCGAGAGGCTCGAAAACGACGCTCAAATTTATAGCTCTAACCACATCGCGCTTGCAAATTTAGTAACGCAGCTAGGCTGCGAAGCGATGATAATGCCTCTAGTACGCGATGACGAAAAAGAGCTAGAAGGCGCGATCCTATCGGCTTTACAGAGCGCCGACGTACTTCTAACTAGCGGCGGAGTGAGCGTCGGAGACTACGACTTCGTGCAAAGCACCCTGCAATCAAAATTTGAGCTCATCGTAAAGGGTGCGGCGATCAAACCGGGCCGCCACGTGCGCGTAGCTAAAACCGGCGAAAAATATATCTTCGCATTCCCCGGCTTCCCGCTCTCGGCGCTTATTACGTGCATTTTGTTTCTGCGCGTATATTTGCAAAGATCCTTCGGTGTGCACGAAAATACAGAATTTAGTGCGATCTTAGATCACGACTACGTAAAAAAAACGCCGTGGCTGGAGTTTATGCCTGCGCTCTTGCAAAACAGAGAGGGGCGACTTTTTGTTAGCCTACAAAGCAAAAAGCAGGGTTCCAGCGCGATTTTGAACAATTTAGACGACGATAGCGTCCTGCTAGTCGCGCCGCTAGAGGTCAAAGAGCTCAAAAAAGGCGAGCTCGTGCGCGTGATCTCGGTACCTAAAATTTAG
- a CDS encoding DNA-deoxyinosine glycosylase, giving the protein MSQTHPFKPIFDQNSKILILGSFPSVVSRKFGFYYANPQNRFWRVLARILNAPPPASMDEKIKFLLARGIAVYDAAICCEIKGSSDAKMTAVVPANLEPIFSGARIVQVFANGGKAHEICEKYLKTQILNATGREPIKLPSTSPANANFSFERLVREWTIVADVLNRAEI; this is encoded by the coding sequence ATGAGCCAAACTCACCCTTTTAAGCCGATTTTCGATCAAAATTCTAAAATTTTAATCCTCGGCTCTTTTCCCTCCGTCGTTTCTCGTAAATTTGGCTTTTACTACGCAAATCCGCAAAATCGCTTCTGGCGGGTGCTGGCGCGAATTTTAAACGCGCCGCCGCCTGCAAGCATGGACGAAAAGATAAAATTCCTACTCGCCCGCGGCATCGCCGTCTACGACGCGGCGATCTGCTGCGAGATAAAGGGCTCGAGCGACGCCAAAATGACCGCCGTCGTGCCTGCAAATTTAGAACCGATCTTTAGCGGCGCACGCATCGTGCAGGTATTCGCAAACGGCGGCAAGGCGCATGAAATCTGTGAAAAATACCTAAAAACTCAAATTTTAAACGCAACCGGCAGAGAGCCGATCAAGCTGCCATCCACGAGCCCTGCAAATGCAAATTTTAGCTTTGAAAGGCTCGTACGCGAGTGGACGATCGTCGCGGATGTGTTAAATCGCGCCGAAATTTAG
- a CDS encoding Fe-Mn family superoxide dismutase, with the protein MFRSRALPFDPRTNKIASLQSLKFHHGGLCEDYVSALNRDIADTPIQNADLFTIITQSFREARGEECEFSQISKLYQICLGFSRIFNNASEIYNHDFYFDCIAQPSEPRGELADALAQAFGGIENLKSEFLKRALELFGSGWCWLACDERAANLEIITTQNADTPIVRGKIPLLACDLWEHAYSVDHQNARKFYVENFLRFADFGFASDAYFQAKKQGLDSVKLYISELHPAASSRCDCGCCG; encoded by the coding sequence GTGTTTAGATCCAGGGCGCTGCCTTTTGATCCGCGCACGAATAAAATCGCGAGCTTGCAGAGTTTAAAATTTCATCACGGCGGGCTTTGCGAGGACTACGTCTCTGCCTTAAATCGAGATATAGCGGACACGCCGATACAAAACGCAGATCTTTTTACGATTATCACGCAGTCTTTCAGGGAGGCTCGCGGAGAGGAGTGCGAGTTTTCGCAAATTTCAAAGCTTTATCAAATTTGCCTAGGTTTTAGCCGTATTTTTAACAATGCCTCTGAAATTTACAACCACGATTTTTACTTCGATTGTATCGCGCAGCCCAGCGAGCCTAGAGGCGAGTTGGCGGACGCTTTAGCGCAGGCTTTCGGCGGGATAGAAAATTTGAAAAGCGAGTTTTTAAAGCGCGCACTGGAGCTTTTCGGTAGCGGCTGGTGCTGGCTTGCGTGCGACGAGCGCGCGGCGAATTTAGAAATCATCACGACGCAAAATGCGGACACGCCGATCGTGCGTGGTAAAATTCCGCTTTTAGCCTGCGATCTTTGGGAGCACGCCTATTCTGTCGATCATCAAAATGCGCGCAAGTTCTACGTGGAGAATTTCTTGCGCTTTGCGGACTTTGGCTTTGCAAGCGACGCCTACTTCCAGGCGAAAAAGCAAGGACTTGACTCCGTAAAGCTCTACATCAGCGAGCTTCACCCCGCTGCCTCCTCGCGCTGCGATTGCGGCTGCTGCGGATAG
- a CDS encoding mechanosensitive ion channel family protein — MKKSIISFLTISLFSAALAFADLNTTGEGSFVETNSSTPEANLTLENNKTEIKKEVAKILSKSLGAEDGNKTEVINMIAEKVAKTETSQKKTPNGETLISVIKEIKKLNLQRSSLLNGGDANASKNELDAIDRNKAKLFDRLPFAITQQDMDIESIMSYAQNKKNIQTTLKKYAKKQSSPEYVNASADLEKMEMAEIFYTSLMKIEDMFVNGASRSALESELSSTLLNIQTRDFSKLNDLKNNLSSQEQIDALESKINDLKNDKQTYDEVLTYLSRNSDLLASSVVFTSLNFKSVIDYINDKIPFKLSHVNFGKLILITLITLFFYSLRRLLANIIYFVFKFFNKSFSLDSETLKTQVVGIIKRPMGILLIAYSVDICLSIFYYPAPVPIKFANLFSIVYVVLWAWLIIEIIDGYGIVVLGNITKKGVRKDIINLVVKILYVIVIIIAALLVLKRLGFDISALMASLGIGGLAIAFATKDIIANFFSSVMLLFDNSFSQGDWVVLGDIEGNVVETGFRKTTIRTFDNALVFVPNSNIMAQNIKNWSRRKVGRNLKLTVGVEYGASTAQLRKCVNDIKEMLKSHPGIAQSADTALNSKDFRMRYRQNMVSIDDLAGYKSTMFVALDSFGDSSINILVYCFTKTVIWANFIQTKEDVLFKIMEIVEQNGLSFAFPSQSVYIENIPEIASECVKSKVNSNDKGEQNG; from the coding sequence ATGAAAAAATCTATAATCAGCTTTTTAACGATTAGTCTTTTTAGCGCCGCTTTAGCGTTTGCAGACCTCAACACGACCGGCGAGGGAAGCTTTGTAGAGACGAATTCTTCTACTCCAGAGGCAAATCTTACTTTAGAAAACAACAAAACCGAGATCAAAAAGGAAGTCGCTAAAATTCTATCCAAATCCCTCGGTGCGGAGGATGGCAATAAAACCGAAGTAATAAATATGATCGCAGAAAAGGTCGCCAAAACGGAGACTTCACAGAAAAAAACTCCTAACGGCGAGACGCTTATCTCTGTAATCAAAGAGATTAAAAAGCTAAATTTGCAGCGCAGCTCCCTGCTTAATGGCGGCGATGCCAACGCGAGCAAAAACGAACTGGACGCCATCGATCGCAATAAAGCTAAGCTCTTTGATCGCTTACCTTTCGCGATTACGCAGCAGGATATGGATATCGAAAGCATAATGTCGTATGCACAAAATAAAAAGAACATCCAAACTACGCTAAAAAAATACGCTAAAAAGCAGAGCTCTCCCGAATACGTAAATGCAAGCGCAGATTTAGAAAAGATGGAAATGGCAGAGATCTTTTATACCTCACTTATGAAAATTGAGGATATGTTTGTAAACGGCGCAAGCAGAAGCGCGCTTGAAAGCGAGCTAAGTAGCACGCTACTAAATATCCAGACTAGGGATTTTAGTAAACTTAATGATTTGAAAAATAATCTAAGCAGTCAAGAGCAGATAGACGCCTTAGAGTCTAAAATCAACGATTTGAAAAACGACAAGCAGACCTACGACGAGGTGCTTACGTATCTATCGCGAAATAGCGATCTACTCGCAAGCAGCGTGGTTTTTACGAGCTTAAATTTTAAGTCGGTGATCGATTATATCAACGATAAAATTCCGTTTAAGCTCAGCCACGTAAATTTCGGCAAGCTCATTCTAATCACGCTGATTACGCTATTTTTCTACTCGCTTCGCAGGCTGCTTGCCAACATCATCTATTTCGTATTTAAATTCTTTAATAAAAGCTTTTCGCTGGATAGCGAAACGCTAAAAACGCAAGTAGTAGGCATCATCAAGCGTCCGATGGGTATTTTGCTGATTGCTTATTCGGTCGATATCTGTCTTAGTATATTTTATTATCCGGCGCCTGTGCCGATAAAATTTGCAAATTTATTCTCGATCGTTTACGTGGTGCTCTGGGCATGGCTCATTATCGAAATCATCGATGGTTACGGCATTGTCGTGCTTGGAAACATCACGAAAAAAGGCGTCAGAAAAGATATCATAAATCTGGTTGTTAAAATTCTATACGTCATCGTAATCATCATCGCCGCGCTTTTGGTGCTAAAGCGTCTAGGCTTTGACATCTCGGCGCTTATGGCGTCTCTTGGAATCGGCGGACTTGCGATCGCGTTTGCGACCAAGGACATCATCGCAAATTTCTTCTCATCCGTGATGCTATTATTTGATAACTCGTTCTCGCAAGGTGATTGGGTCGTATTAGGCGACATAGAAGGAAACGTCGTAGAAACGGGCTTTAGAAAGACGACGATAAGAACCTTTGACAACGCTCTTGTTTTTGTGCCGAATTCCAACATAATGGCGCAAAATATCAAAAACTGGAGCCGCAGGAAGGTAGGGCGGAATTTAAAGCTTACCGTAGGTGTCGAATACGGTGCGAGCACGGCTCAACTGCGAAAGTGCGTAAACGATATCAAAGAGATGCTAAAATCTCACCCGGGCATCGCTCAATCTGCAGATACGGCGCTAAATTCTAAAGATTTTCGTATGCGCTATAGGCAAAACATGGTTTCTATCGACGATTTAGCGGGCTATAAAAGCACTATGTTCGTGGCGCTAGATAGCTTTGGCGATTCGTCCATTAATATTTTAGTTTACTGCTTCACAAAAACCGTAATATGGGCAAATTTTATCCAAACCAAAGAGGATGTTTTATTTAAAATAATGGAGATCGTGGAGCAAAACGGACTATCGTTTGCCTTCCCATCGCAGAGCGTTTATATCGAAAATATCCCGGAAATAGCAAGCGAATGCGTAAAATCAAAAGTAAATTCCAACGACAAAGGAGAGCAAAATGGCTGA
- a CDS encoding toxin-antitoxin system YwqK family antitoxin — MKTYKAAQNSLNLGLDLIRNFSFSSTLKFLLLFLALGAQALEPKIVMQPEPVLKNGLYFVADKPYSGTLKVLHYSVEDLYDVNFMGVVYPRAKPLPPTLIREIDVKDGTAVLQRDYFDGRDKPSNEYPIKNGLYDGVAKSYYADGGELRSQSEYKAGKREGFYKLYYQGSGKLKQRGAYKADRREGVFTDYYESGEVSARHPYKGGLRNGKDVDYYKSGKVRGMRTYKAGKRQGTEKWYYESGALKQTGTYKDDRKQGVWKLFYEDGKMRVVENFKDGERDGAVREYYRGGALQGEYEFERGRQTGASKQYYASGALAAKVMFKDGRKHGLYETYHENGALKARVMFEDDLETGVAKHYYADGKLEAEGEFERGRLVRAKKYDEGGKLISDKSDKNGLARE, encoded by the coding sequence ATGAAAACCTACAAAGCCGCGCAAAATTCGCTCAATTTAGGCTTAGATTTAATACGAAATTTTAGCTTTTCAAGCACATTAAAGTTCCTACTTCTATTTTTAGCGCTAGGCGCGCAAGCTCTGGAGCCAAAAATCGTAATGCAGCCCGAGCCGGTCCTAAAAAACGGTCTGTATTTCGTAGCGGATAAGCCCTACAGCGGGACGCTCAAGGTGCTGCATTATAGCGTCGAGGATCTCTACGACGTAAATTTTATGGGCGTCGTCTACCCTAGAGCAAAGCCGCTGCCGCCCACGCTAATTCGCGAGATCGACGTAAAGGACGGCACAGCGGTGCTTCAGCGCGATTACTTTGACGGCAGAGATAAGCCCTCAAACGAATATCCGATAAAAAACGGCCTGTACGACGGCGTCGCTAAGAGCTACTACGCGGACGGCGGCGAGCTGAGATCGCAGAGCGAATACAAAGCCGGCAAGCGCGAGGGTTTTTACAAGCTGTATTATCAGGGAAGCGGCAAGCTAAAGCAACGGGGCGCGTATAAAGCGGACAGGCGCGAGGGCGTTTTCACCGACTACTACGAAAGCGGCGAAGTAAGCGCGCGCCATCCGTATAAGGGCGGGCTGCGAAACGGCAAGGACGTGGATTATTACAAAAGCGGCAAAGTGCGTGGCATGCGAACATACAAAGCGGGCAAGCGCCAAGGCACGGAAAAATGGTATTACGAAAGCGGCGCGCTAAAGCAGACCGGCACATACAAGGATGACCGCAAACAGGGCGTTTGGAAGTTGTTTTACGAGGACGGCAAGATGCGCGTAGTCGAAAATTTCAAAGACGGCGAGCGCGACGGCGCCGTGCGCGAATACTACAGGGGCGGCGCGCTGCAGGGCGAATACGAGTTTGAGCGCGGCAGGCAAACGGGCGCGAGTAAGCAATATTACGCAAGCGGTGCGCTTGCAGCGAAGGTGATGTTCAAAGACGGACGCAAACACGGACTATACGAAACATATCACGAAAACGGCGCACTCAAGGCTAGAGTGATGTTCGAAGACGACCTAGAGACGGGGGTAGCGAAGCACTACTACGCAGACGGCAAGCTCGAAGCCGAGGGCGAGTTTGAGCGCGGCAGGCTCGTGCGCGCCAAAAAATACGACGAAGGCGGCAAGCTAATTAGCGACAAATCCGATAAAAACGGCCTAGCGAGGGAGTAA